The Chthoniobacterales bacterium genome includes a window with the following:
- a CDS encoding MBOAT family O-acyltransferase, giving the protein MLFNSLTFVVFFLVVLAAYWSMGSWEGRKNLLLVASYIFYGAWNPPFAALLFATTALDFYLGRKMGKVDTPHERRLWLIISVAVNLSMLGFFKYGNFLLENFQWVLARGGIEYKPPHLDVFLPIGISFYTFHSLSYTLDIYRGVMRPTRSLRDFTLAVSFFPQLVAGPIVRAGDFLPQLDAPPKPQSGRFLWGLFLMTLGLFEKVVLADTMLSGSADRVFGHGGPLVALDSWMGVIAFAGQIFFDFAGYSTCAIGAALCLGFHLKDNFRFPYAAIGFSDFWRRWHISLSTFLRDYLYIPLGGNRQGAARAMVNLVIVMFLGGLWHGAAWTFVVWGLLHGSYLAIERLLKATIKDAAWTENLGVKLLIGLTTYFAVLIAWVYFRASTFEAASRMIAGMFGRHPNGDAILSTREILQVAIVTLFLLIGHWSLRDISLEAAVSRVPRWLVTTVWFLMASAIILNQGNSNAFIYFQF; this is encoded by the coding sequence ATGCTGTTTAACTCGCTTACCTTCGTCGTTTTCTTCCTGGTCGTCCTCGCGGCTTACTGGTCGATGGGTTCGTGGGAGGGACGGAAGAATCTGCTCCTGGTCGCGAGCTACATTTTTTACGGCGCCTGGAACCCGCCATTCGCCGCGCTGCTCTTCGCCACGACCGCGCTCGATTTCTATCTCGGCCGGAAAATGGGAAAAGTGGATACGCCGCATGAACGCCGGCTCTGGCTGATCATCAGCGTCGCGGTGAACCTGAGCATGCTCGGGTTTTTCAAATACGGGAATTTCCTCCTCGAAAATTTCCAGTGGGTCCTGGCGCGCGGCGGCATCGAGTATAAGCCGCCCCATCTCGACGTCTTTCTGCCCATCGGCATTTCCTTTTACACCTTTCACTCTCTCTCCTACACGCTCGACATCTACCGCGGCGTGATGCGCCCCACCCGGTCGCTGCGTGATTTCACTCTGGCGGTTTCGTTTTTCCCGCAGCTGGTCGCCGGACCGATCGTCCGGGCGGGTGATTTCCTGCCCCAACTCGATGCGCCGCCAAAACCACAATCAGGCCGCTTTCTTTGGGGCCTCTTTCTGATGACCCTCGGGCTTTTCGAGAAAGTCGTGCTCGCCGATACGATGCTCTCAGGCTCCGCCGATCGCGTCTTCGGCCACGGCGGTCCGCTGGTCGCCCTCGACTCCTGGATGGGCGTGATCGCGTTCGCGGGCCAGATCTTCTTCGACTTCGCCGGTTATTCCACCTGCGCAATCGGCGCCGCCCTCTGCCTCGGGTTTCATCTCAAGGACAATTTCCGTTTCCCCTACGCGGCGATCGGGTTCTCCGATTTCTGGCGGCGCTGGCACATTTCGCTTTCCACGTTCCTGCGCGATTACCTCTACATTCCGCTGGGCGGCAATCGCCAGGGAGCGGCGCGGGCCATGGTGAATCTCGTCATCGTGATGTTCCTCGGCGGACTCTGGCACGGCGCGGCCTGGACCTTCGTCGTCTGGGGCTTGCTCCACGGCTCCTATCTGGCCATTGAGCGTTTGCTAAAAGCGACGATCAAAGACGCGGCCTGGACGGAAAACCTGGGCGTAAAACTCCTGATCGGACTAACGACTTATTTCGCGGTCCTGATCGCATGGGTTTACTTCCGCGCGTCCACTTTCGAAGCCGCCAGCCGTATGATCGCCGGAATGTTCGGACGTCATCCGAACGGCGACGCCATCCTCAGCACCCGCGAGATTTTGCAGGTCGCGATCGTCACTCTCTTCCTGCTTATCGGGCACTGGTCCTTGCGGGACATCTCGCTGGAAGCCGCCGTCAGCCGCGTCCCCCGCTGGCTCGTAACCACAGTTTGGTTCCTCATGGCTTCCGCCATTATTCTTAACCAGGGAAACAGCAATGCCTTCATCTACTTCCAGTTTTGA
- a CDS encoding PAS domain S-box protein produces the protein MIELATLGATPEPATERAEELFQQHRREIFRHTDQLFAKLMIFQWVACIVTALVVSPLTWSGGSSQIHIHVWAAVVIGGVISLFPVWMTRAWPGSVATRHVIAVAQMLMSALLIALTGGRIETHFHVFGSLVILSFYRDWRVLVPATIVVALDHFLRGVFLPYSVYGVLSASPWRSIEHAGWVIFENVFLVISCFRSIREMRFIANRTAALEASDARSRQLFDDAPIGMAVVSADNKKFKQVNARFAEMIGYSEAELTALTPLDLTHPGDLAETQRLVTAMLEGAGRCCVEKRYLRKNGEVLWAERTACVIRDKDGTARDFLIMVEDITERKRAEEAVRESQRKLAAALETNQLIMDNSQDVICTIDEEGRFVTMNQASETLWGYVPAELIGRRYMELVHPEDQAATEQAAADIRVNGKVVDFVNRYVRKDGSVVSVLWSASWSDSKKMLFCVAHDITERTRIEAALREAKNEADRANHAKSEFLSRMSHELRTPLNAILGFGQLLERQNPTVQQRARVEHITSAGRHLLNLINEVLDISRIEAGHLQLSVEPVSVTDVLEETLALMRPLAAAREMEISVDPHLDKELHVGADRQRLKQVLLNLLTNAVKYTPVGGSIAVVLDQSQSTNTRLVVTDTGAGIGPEKLERLFTPFDRLGAEQSGVEGTGLGLALCQRLMHAMGGDIGVHSVVNKGSAFWIELPSVDSPLKTLPKDRGAKLAEANGRGKILYIEDNLSNLTLVEQMLAEQPEIELLTAMQGGLGLELARRHSPDLILLDLHLPDLPGHKVLAGLREDSLTRHIPVVVISADATARQIQRLMSAGARSYLTKPIDIGEFFRVIDETMRGHGSRLENAAA, from the coding sequence ATGATCGAGCTAGCCACCTTGGGAGCGACTCCCGAACCCGCCACCGAGCGCGCGGAAGAACTGTTCCAGCAGCATCGCCGGGAAATTTTTCGCCACACAGACCAGCTTTTTGCGAAGCTGATGATCTTCCAATGGGTGGCCTGCATCGTCACCGCCCTCGTCGTATCGCCCCTCACGTGGAGTGGGGGATCGAGCCAGATCCACATTCACGTTTGGGCGGCCGTCGTCATCGGAGGCGTTATCAGCTTGTTCCCGGTCTGGATGACCCGCGCCTGGCCCGGATCAGTCGCGACGCGGCACGTGATCGCCGTCGCGCAAATGCTGATGTCGGCGTTGTTGATCGCGCTGACCGGGGGCCGGATCGAAACGCATTTCCACGTCTTCGGTTCGCTGGTAATTCTGTCATTTTATCGCGATTGGCGGGTGCTGGTGCCGGCGACAATTGTAGTGGCGCTCGACCATTTTCTGCGAGGCGTGTTTTTGCCCTATTCGGTTTACGGAGTACTGAGCGCGAGTCCGTGGCGTTCAATAGAACATGCTGGCTGGGTCATATTTGAGAATGTTTTTCTCGTTATTTCGTGTTTTAGAAGTATTCGGGAAATGCGCTTCATCGCCAACCGCACCGCGGCCTTGGAAGCCAGTGACGCGCGCTCGCGCCAGCTCTTTGATGACGCGCCGATCGGCATGGCGGTGGTGTCCGCTGACAACAAGAAATTCAAGCAGGTCAACGCCCGGTTCGCGGAGATGATCGGGTACTCGGAGGCTGAGCTCACGGCTTTGACGCCCCTCGACCTGACTCATCCCGGCGATCTGGCTGAAACGCAACGGCTCGTTACGGCGATGCTGGAGGGAGCCGGGCGGTGCTGCGTCGAGAAACGTTACCTGCGCAAGAACGGCGAGGTCCTTTGGGCTGAGCGCACCGCCTGCGTCATTCGCGACAAGGACGGCACGGCGCGCGACTTCCTGATCATGGTCGAAGACATCACGGAACGGAAACGGGCCGAGGAAGCGGTCCGCGAGAGCCAGCGCAAGCTCGCTGCGGCGCTCGAGACCAACCAGCTCATCATGGACAACTCCCAGGACGTTATTTGCACGATCGACGAGGAGGGCCGCTTCGTGACGATGAACCAGGCGAGCGAAACACTTTGGGGTTACGTCCCCGCGGAGCTGATCGGGCGGCGTTACATGGAGCTCGTCCATCCCGAGGACCAAGCTGCTACCGAGCAAGCCGCCGCCGATATTCGCGTCAACGGCAAAGTTGTCGACTTCGTCAATCGCTACGTGCGCAAGGATGGATCGGTCGTCAGCGTGCTTTGGTCCGCGTCCTGGTCGGACAGCAAGAAAATGCTTTTCTGCGTGGCGCACGATATCACCGAGCGGACGCGGATCGAGGCAGCCTTGCGCGAGGCGAAGAACGAAGCCGACCGGGCCAACCACGCCAAGAGCGAATTCCTTTCCCGCATGAGCCACGAGTTGCGCACCCCGCTCAATGCCATTCTCGGATTCGGCCAGTTACTCGAGCGGCAAAACCCCACCGTGCAACAGCGGGCGCGCGTCGAGCACATCACCAGCGCCGGCCGTCATCTGCTCAACCTGATCAATGAAGTTCTCGATATCAGCCGAATCGAAGCGGGCCATCTGCAATTGTCCGTGGAGCCGGTCTCCGTGACCGACGTTTTGGAAGAAACCCTGGCCCTGATGCGGCCGCTCGCCGCCGCCCGCGAAATGGAAATCTCCGTCGATCCGCACCTCGACAAGGAGCTTCACGTCGGCGCGGACAGACAGCGGTTGAAACAGGTGTTGCTGAATCTGCTCACGAACGCGGTGAAATATACGCCGGTCGGCGGCAGCATCGCCGTCGTTCTCGATCAATCGCAATCGACCAATACGCGCCTGGTGGTGACGGATACCGGCGCCGGCATTGGCCCGGAAAAACTGGAGCGGCTCTTTACGCCCTTCGACCGGCTTGGCGCCGAGCAATCCGGCGTGGAAGGGACCGGGCTAGGTCTGGCGCTTTGTCAGAGGCTCATGCATGCGATGGGCGGCGATATCGGTGTTCATAGTGTGGTGAACAAGGGAAGCGCGTTTTGGATCGAGCTTCCCTCAGTCGATTCGCCCCTGAAAACGTTGCCGAAAGATCGCGGCGCGAAGCTGGCGGAAGCGAACGGCCGCGGAAAAATTCTCTACATCGAAGATAACCTTTCGAACCTGACACTCGTCGAGCAGATGCTCGCGGAGCAGCCGGAGATCGAACTGCTGACGGCGATGCAGGGCGGCCTGGGGCTCGAGCTGGCCCGGCGACATTCCCCCGACCTCATCTTGCTCGATCTTCATTTGCCCGACCTGCCGGGACACAAAGTCCTGGCCGGCCTTCGTGAGGATTCGCTCACCCGACATATTCCGGTGGTCGTGATCAGCGCCGATGCCACCGCGCGCCAGATCCAGCGTCTGATGTCGGCAGGCGCCCGCAGTTATCTCACCAAACCTATCGACATCGGCGAATTTTTCCGGGTCATCGACGAAACGATGCGCGGTCACGGTTCCCGGCTCGAAAACGCCGCCGCCTGA
- a CDS encoding response regulator, which produces MSAEPEKIDHNWLPNAAPFAKMKILVIDDEPVNVALLEAMLLEGGYTRVQTITDSRLAMETCHSFDPDLVLLDLMMPFVDGFSILESIRAAGAEEFLPVIVLTADANESTKLRALRAGATDFLLKPFDQLEVLLRMNNLLETRRLHLQLDMQVAAYADAVRERTSELREAQTLLQKA; this is translated from the coding sequence ATGAGTGCCGAACCTGAGAAGATCGATCACAACTGGCTCCCGAACGCCGCGCCCTTCGCGAAGATGAAGATACTTGTCATCGACGACGAGCCGGTCAACGTCGCCCTCCTCGAAGCGATGCTGCTCGAAGGCGGATACACGCGGGTCCAAACGATCACCGATTCCCGGCTGGCCATGGAGACGTGTCACAGTTTCGATCCCGACCTGGTGTTGCTTGATCTGATGATGCCGTTCGTGGATGGATTCAGCATCCTGGAATCGATCCGCGCCGCCGGGGCCGAAGAATTCCTGCCGGTAATCGTGCTGACGGCGGACGCGAATGAATCTACCAAGCTTCGGGCCTTGCGTGCGGGAGCGACCGATTTTCTCCTGAAACCTTTCGATCAACTGGAGGTGCTCTTGCGGATGAACAATTTGCTGGAGACGCGGCGGCTTCATCTCCAGCTCGACATGCAGGTGGCGGCCTACGCTGATGCGGTCCGCGAACGCACGTCCGAATTGCGCGAAGCGCAAACCCTGTTGCAAAAAGCCTAG
- a CDS encoding TonB family protein produces the protein MNALIYQPENKWRFVTALTAAAAIHVAAITFARTQTVPPIPFEPTGDPPVIELEPVDPTPDPQPEQTDPLPTPPVLDQLFVEPATTPPPVRRPPTKFTPITAQRNTHAPSSLNMSAAKVLALNAPRPKYPYEARRQKITGDGVVVMSVDPASGGVTGVTMAKSTGSAFLDNAAIAGFRRWRFKPGSVSTVTCPVTFTLSGASY, from the coding sequence ATGAACGCCTTAATCTATCAGCCAGAAAACAAGTGGCGCTTCGTCACAGCGCTGACGGCAGCCGCGGCGATCCACGTTGCCGCCATCACTTTCGCGAGGACACAAACAGTGCCACCGATCCCCTTCGAGCCCACGGGCGATCCGCCCGTAATCGAATTAGAGCCTGTGGACCCGACTCCTGATCCGCAGCCGGAACAAACCGATCCGCTCCCCACGCCACCGGTGCTCGATCAATTGTTCGTTGAGCCCGCCACGACTCCCCCACCCGTCCGCCGGCCTCCGACGAAATTCACGCCGATAACAGCGCAGCGAAATACTCACGCTCCGAGTTCGCTGAATATGTCCGCGGCAAAAGTGCTCGCGCTCAACGCGCCGCGTCCAAAATATCCTTACGAAGCGCGCCGACAGAAAATCACCGGCGACGGCGTGGTCGTCATGAGCGTCGATCCGGCAAGCGGCGGCGTGACCGGCGTGACCATGGCGAAAAGCACAGGCAGCGCGTTTCTCGACAACGCGGCGATCGCGGGATTTCGGAGGTGGCGCTTCAAGCCGGGATCGGTTTCGACCGTAACCTGTCCGGTCACCTTCACGCTGTCCGGCGCGTCGTACTAG
- a CDS encoding M13 family metallopeptidase produces the protein MKTRAALLILVLSLAVAFAQPAGKPQYGAWGFDTEGADLKTKPADDFFRYANGAWLDKTEIPADKPGYSLRLAMTDLTEQRVHDLLEENSKKAEPKPTTIEGKVGAFYKSFMDEARVEKAGASALKETLAKIRSAKTRDALAATMGRQNSDFHGGVFAVGVDVDIKEPKKYAVYLGQAGLGLPDRDYYLKPDFAEKKQKYQTYAVQLLKLLEWPDAEKRAAEVIDLETKIADASWTKTQQRDPVATYNAMSVAELEKLAPKFAWRKFLAEAGLSKVERVVVAEKSAFPKIAEIFDKAPIETIQAWQAFNIADHAAPYLSKAFVDAFFEMRNKTLSGQAEQKVRWKRGVQAVSGGDYGAGDRYDRFGNLGWAVGQLYSAKYFPPAAKAKIEELVRNLKVAMHERITKLDWMSEATKVQALKKLDTYNIKVGYPDKARDYSKVEIRDDDLVGNVRRAGAADWAFYSGRLPEPVDMADWGMTPQTNDAYNGALRDIVFPAGILQPPMFDANADPAINYGAIGAVIGHELTHGFDDQGRKFDAEGKLNDWWTAEDAKTFEARAKVLGEQYSRFEPLPGAKVNGELTMGENIADLGGVVIALDAYRASLQGNASLMIDGLSGEQRVLLGWAQAWRGKVRDDFVRRQVVSDPHSPRQYRVNGVMRNIDTWYDAFKVQPDEKLFVDPKDRVRIW, from the coding sequence ATGAAAACGCGAGCCGCCTTGTTGATCCTCGTTTTATCTCTCGCCGTCGCCTTCGCCCAGCCGGCCGGCAAACCGCAATATGGCGCGTGGGGTTTCGACACCGAAGGCGCGGACCTGAAAACGAAACCGGCCGACGATTTCTTCCGCTACGCGAACGGCGCCTGGCTCGATAAGACTGAGATTCCGGCGGACAAGCCGGGTTACAGCCTGCGGCTGGCAATGACCGATCTAACAGAACAACGCGTCCACGATCTCCTGGAGGAAAACTCGAAGAAGGCGGAGCCGAAACCAACGACGATCGAGGGCAAGGTCGGCGCGTTCTACAAATCGTTCATGGATGAGGCGCGCGTGGAGAAGGCAGGCGCCTCGGCGTTGAAGGAAACGCTGGCGAAGATTCGGTCCGCGAAAACTCGGGACGCGCTGGCGGCAACGATGGGACGGCAGAACTCCGATTTTCACGGTGGCGTCTTCGCCGTGGGAGTGGATGTCGATATCAAGGAGCCGAAAAAATACGCAGTCTATCTGGGACAGGCCGGGCTTGGCTTGCCGGATCGCGATTATTACCTGAAGCCCGACTTCGCGGAGAAGAAGCAGAAGTATCAGACCTACGCCGTGCAGCTCTTGAAATTGCTCGAGTGGCCGGACGCGGAGAAACGCGCCGCGGAAGTAATCGATCTCGAAACGAAGATCGCGGACGCGAGCTGGACGAAGACGCAACAGCGCGATCCGGTGGCGACCTACAACGCGATGTCTGTCGCGGAGCTGGAAAAACTCGCGCCGAAATTTGCCTGGCGGAAATTTCTCGCGGAAGCGGGCTTATCGAAAGTGGAACGGGTGGTGGTCGCAGAGAAATCGGCGTTCCCGAAGATCGCCGAGATTTTCGACAAGGCGCCGATCGAGACCATTCAGGCCTGGCAGGCATTCAACATTGCCGATCACGCCGCCCCGTATCTTTCGAAGGCTTTCGTGGACGCGTTCTTCGAGATGCGGAACAAGACGCTTTCCGGACAGGCAGAACAGAAGGTCCGGTGGAAACGCGGCGTCCAGGCGGTGAGCGGCGGGGATTACGGCGCGGGCGATCGTTACGATCGGTTCGGCAATTTGGGCTGGGCGGTCGGCCAACTTTACAGCGCGAAATATTTTCCACCCGCGGCGAAGGCCAAGATCGAAGAGCTGGTCCGCAACCTGAAAGTGGCGATGCACGAGCGGATCACAAAGCTCGATTGGATGAGCGAAGCGACGAAAGTGCAGGCGCTCAAGAAGCTCGACACTTACAACATCAAGGTCGGGTATCCGGATAAGGCCCGCGATTATTCGAAAGTCGAAATCCGCGATGACGATCTCGTGGGTAACGTGCGCCGCGCGGGCGCGGCCGACTGGGCCTTCTACTCGGGACGCCTGCCGGAGCCGGTCGACATGGCGGATTGGGGCATGACGCCGCAGACCAACGATGCTTACAACGGCGCGCTGCGCGACATCGTTTTCCCTGCTGGCATTCTTCAGCCGCCGATGTTCGATGCGAACGCGGATCCGGCGATTAACTACGGCGCGATCGGCGCGGTGATCGGCCACGAGTTGACCCATGGCTTCGACGACCAGGGCCGGAAGTTCGACGCCGAGGGCAAGCTCAATGACTGGTGGACGGCGGAAGACGCGAAGACGTTCGAGGCCCGCGCCAAGGTGCTCGGTGAGCAATATTCGAGATTCGAGCCGTTGCCCGGCGCGAAAGTGAATGGGGAGCTGACCATGGGCGAAAACATCGCCGACCTCGGCGGCGTCGTGATTGCGCTGGACGCGTATCGAGCGTCGCTCCAGGGCAACGCGTCGCTGATGATCGACGGATTGAGCGGCGAGCAACGCGTTCTCCTCGGCTGGGCCCAGGCCTGGCGCGGCAAGGTGCGGGACGATTTTGTGCGTCGTCAGGTGGTGAGCGATCCGCATTCGCCGCGGCAATATCGCGTCAACGGCGTGATGCGGAACATCGACACCTGGTACGATGCTTTCAAAGTGCAGCCGGACGAGAAGCTGTTTGTAGACCCGAAAGACCGAGTGCGAATCTGGTGA
- a CDS encoding transporter substrate-binding domain-containing protein: MRIALRRLLFAVIGLSLGAASGFAQQKVRVVTKPIEPFSFTQNGKLVGFSIDLWEAVAREAGLQFEMQSVDGVPKMLDAVKTKQADVAIAAISITAERHAMMDFSQPYYDSGLQILVAGNVAAGSGNFGSNMMRQFMNWNTLKVLGLVFLVMFLISHLVWWFERRRNAEMYPEPYGPGVWESFWWTISMLCTGGCEAKGPMGVPARLVAILWMVVSIVLIAYFTAAVTTEMTVKSLTGDIGGPGDLPGVKVGTVAGSTAETWLRSNKAKVSSYPDIATAIAAVNSGEVKAVVYDAPVLRYYLSKKIGTRLRLVGPTFERQSYGIGLQQDSPLRLPINRALLALNERGFIDELQKKWFGANTE; encoded by the coding sequence GTGCGAATCGCTCTCCGCCGGCTCCTCTTCGCGGTCATCGGCTTGTCGTTAGGCGCAGCGTCTGGCTTTGCCCAGCAAAAGGTTCGCGTCGTCACCAAGCCAATCGAACCGTTCTCATTTACGCAGAACGGCAAGCTCGTGGGATTCAGCATCGATCTCTGGGAAGCGGTCGCGCGGGAAGCCGGACTGCAGTTCGAAATGCAGAGCGTCGACGGCGTACCGAAGATGCTCGACGCAGTGAAAACCAAACAGGCGGATGTGGCGATCGCGGCGATCAGCATCACGGCGGAGCGGCATGCCATGATGGATTTTTCGCAGCCGTATTACGATTCCGGGCTGCAAATCCTCGTGGCCGGCAACGTAGCTGCCGGCAGCGGAAATTTCGGCTCGAACATGATGCGGCAATTCATGAATTGGAACACGCTCAAGGTCCTGGGGCTCGTGTTCCTGGTGATGTTCCTGATCTCGCATCTGGTGTGGTGGTTCGAGCGACGGCGCAACGCGGAGATGTACCCGGAGCCGTACGGACCGGGCGTCTGGGAATCGTTCTGGTGGACGATCAGCATGCTCTGCACCGGTGGCTGCGAAGCCAAAGGCCCCATGGGCGTGCCGGCACGCCTGGTCGCGATCCTCTGGATGGTCGTCAGCATCGTGCTCATCGCCTATTTCACCGCGGCGGTGACAACGGAGATGACGGTGAAAAGCCTGACCGGCGATATCGGCGGCCCCGGCGATTTACCCGGGGTAAAGGTCGGCACGGTTGCGGGGAGCACCGCGGAAACGTGGTTGCGAAGTAACAAAGCGAAGGTTTCCTCCTATCCCGACATCGCGACGGCAATCGCGGCTGTGAACTCGGGAGAGGTGAAGGCGGTGGTCTATGATGCGCCGGTGCTGCGTTATTACCTTTCAAAGAAGATCGGCACGCGGCTGCGCCTGGTCGGACCGACGTTCGAGAGGCAGTCGTACGGAATCGGATTGCAACAGGACAGCCCGTTGCGGCTGCCGATCAATCGCGCCCTCCTGGCCTTGAACGAGCGCGGCTTTATCGATGAGCTGCAAAAGAAATGGTTCGGGGCCAACACGGAATAG
- a CDS encoding VOC family protein, whose product MRLEQIDHAALHCASPERTMEWYVSTLGFEHVFQGEWSGVPIFIRLGSTFMALFPQKKGEQAGSRSAVSHLAFRAATSGDFQSAQAELASKGIPFAFEDHGISHSIYFRDPDGFQLEITTYDVADAN is encoded by the coding sequence ATGCGACTTGAGCAAATCGACCACGCTGCTCTTCATTGTGCGTCGCCGGAACGCACCATGGAGTGGTATGTGAGCACACTCGGGTTTGAGCACGTATTTCAAGGGGAGTGGTCGGGCGTGCCGATCTTCATTCGGCTGGGCTCCACCTTCATGGCCCTCTTCCCGCAGAAGAAAGGCGAGCAGGCCGGGAGTCGCAGCGCGGTGTCGCATCTTGCGTTTCGCGCGGCGACCAGCGGCGATTTTCAATCGGCGCAGGCCGAGCTTGCGTCGAAAGGCATCCCCTTTGCGTTTGAAGACCACGGCATTTCGCACTCGATCTACTTTCGCGACCCGGACGGATTTCAGCTCGAGATCACGACCTACGACGTCGCGGACGCTAATTGA
- a CDS encoding M24 family metallopeptidase, protein MRADPTPAERVVAIQEALRAAKLDGWLFYDFRGSDPLAARILKLGEHASGSRRWFYYIPSEGEPTKIVHSIERGKLDALPGQRVIYRGWEELHAFVAQAIAGPAEKRSRDRTQKRVAMQYSPDNDIPYISRVDAGTVELVRRSAEVVTSAELVQQFEAVVTPEQKQSHFEASDKLHRVLMDAFAEIGRNIRADKAITEYDIQQFIARRLEEEGMVREEGIVAVNANAANPHYFPTREAATPIKRGDFVLLDIVSKLKKTGAICTDQTWTGFVGDKVPEEHVRIFNIVREARDAATEFVRKNVREGRRIHGAEVDDVSRGVIKKAGYGEQFTHRTGHSIGEECHGNGVNIDNFETRDSRFITAGVLFSIEPGIYLEGKFGVRSEIDVYVGEKDIEVTGQPIQTEIVPILKAL, encoded by the coding sequence ATGCGTGCCGACCCTACACCTGCCGAACGAGTCGTGGCGATCCAGGAAGCTCTGCGCGCCGCGAAACTGGATGGCTGGCTCTTCTACGATTTTCGCGGGAGCGATCCGCTCGCAGCGCGCATCCTGAAACTCGGCGAGCACGCTTCCGGTTCCCGCCGCTGGTTCTATTACATCCCCAGTGAAGGCGAACCGACCAAGATCGTTCACTCGATCGAGCGCGGGAAACTCGACGCTCTCCCGGGCCAGCGGGTGATCTATCGCGGCTGGGAAGAACTGCACGCCTTTGTGGCCCAGGCGATCGCCGGTCCCGCGGAAAAACGATCTCGAGACCGGACGCAGAAACGCGTCGCGATGCAGTATTCGCCGGACAACGACATTCCCTACATCTCGCGCGTCGATGCCGGCACGGTGGAGCTGGTCCGGCGCAGCGCGGAAGTAGTCACCAGCGCCGAACTGGTCCAGCAATTCGAAGCGGTCGTCACCCCCGAACAAAAGCAGTCGCACTTCGAAGCGTCCGACAAACTGCATCGCGTCCTGATGGATGCATTCGCCGAGATCGGCCGGAATATCCGCGCGGACAAGGCGATCACTGAATACGACATCCAACAGTTCATTGCCCGCCGGCTCGAGGAAGAAGGGATGGTCCGCGAGGAGGGCATCGTCGCCGTGAACGCCAACGCCGCGAACCCGCATTACTTCCCTACTCGCGAAGCGGCGACGCCGATCAAACGCGGCGACTTCGTCCTGCTCGATATCGTGAGCAAACTAAAGAAGACGGGTGCCATTTGCACCGATCAAACCTGGACCGGTTTCGTCGGAGATAAGGTGCCGGAGGAGCATGTCCGCATTTTCAATATCGTCCGGGAAGCCCGCGACGCCGCGACGGAGTTCGTGCGCAAGAATGTCCGGGAAGGAAGACGGATCCACGGCGCCGAGGTGGACGATGTCTCGCGCGGCGTGATCAAGAAGGCCGGTTACGGCGAGCAATTCACCCACCGCACGGGCCATTCGATCGGTGAAGAATGCCACGGCAACGGTGTGAACATCGATAACTTCGAGACGCGCGACTCGCGCTTTATCACGGCAGGCGTTTTGTTTTCCATCGAGCCCGGCATCTATCTCGAAGGAAAGTTCGGCGTCCGCTCCGAGATCGACGTTTACGTCGGCGAGAAAGATATCGAAGTCACCGGCCAACCGATCCAGACGGAGATCGTGCCGATCCTGAAGGCGCTGTAG